From a region of the Calonectris borealis chromosome 2, bCalBor7.hap1.2, whole genome shotgun sequence genome:
- the RBM48 gene encoding RNA-binding protein 48 isoform X1, whose product MAAGHSSSTGLGDACKHHVQLGVCESRAKYREGRRPRAVKVYTINLESRYLLIQGVPALGVMKELVEQFALYGAIEEYHALDEYPAEQFTEVYLIKFQNLQCARVAKKKMDERSFFGSLLHVCYAPEFETVQETREKLQDRRKYVAKATNQRDCFVSKKVERPEKTVSKNSDCPWSTPGPCTAGNWDPSCFTSSHRVSQNTGYPSGNHNQNLLTLPQYDNNCAETSGYFSQSTSLTLNVQLGGHTPPTPSMQQRTVPIDNGIDRFMPRTTHLQERKRKREEGNKFSLVGASADNTEVVIGPQLPEIPKVDMDDDSLNTSATLIRNKLKEVADSVSRTSVEKPGSSSAKPLVKQRRRI is encoded by the exons ATGGCGGCcggccacagcagcagcaccggGCTGGGCGACGCTTGCAAGCACCACGTGCAGCTGGGGGTCTGCGAGTCGCGCGCCAAGTACCGGGAGGGGCGGAGGCCGCGCGCCGTGAAG gtttaTACTATCAACTTGGAATCTCGTTATTTACTAATCCAAGGAGTTCCTGCATTAGGTGTTATGAAGGAATTAGTTGAACAATTTGCATTATATGGTGCCATTGAAGAGTATCATGCTCTAGATGAATATCCAGCAGAGCAATTTACTGAAGTTTATCTTATAAAATTCCAAAATCTGCAATGTGCAAG GGTGGCCAAGAAAAAAATGGACGAACGAAGCTTCTTTGGTAGTTTGCTGCACGTGTGCTATGCTCCAGAATTTGAAACGGTCCAAGAAACTAGGGAGAAGTTGCAGGATAGAAGAAAGTACGTAGCAAAAGCAACAAATCAAAGAG ATTGTTTTGTGTCAAAGAAAGTAGAGCGGCCTGAGAAGACGGTCTCAAAGAACTCTGACTGTCCGTGGAGTACACCAGGGCCATGTACAGCTGGTAACTGGGATCCATCCTGCTTTACAAGTTCTCACAGGGTATCCCAAAACACAGGATATCCATCTGGGAATCATAATCAGAATCTGTTGACATTGCCCCAGTATGATAACAATTGTGCTGAAACTTCTGGGTACTTCAGTCAAAGCACATCCCTAACTCTAAACGTACAGCTGGGAGGACATACTCCACCAACTCCTTCAATGCAGCAAAGAACAGTTCCGATAGATAATGGAATTGATAGGTTTATGCCTCGTACAACTCACCTGCAAGAACgtaagaggaagagagaagaaggtAACAAATTTTCCCTTGTTGGAGCAAGTGCGGACAATACTGAAGTCGTTATTGGTCCACAGCTACCAGAAATACCTAAAGTGGATATGGATGATGATTCATTGAATACTTCAGCTACATTAATTAGAAATAAACTGAAAGAG gTAGCAGATTCTGTTTCAAGAACATCTGTGGAAAAGCCAGGGAGTAGCTCAGCCAAACCACTTGTAAAGCAGAGAAGAAGAATATAG
- the RBM48 gene encoding RNA-binding protein 48 isoform X2: MKELVEQFALYGAIEEYHALDEYPAEQFTEVYLIKFQNLQCARVAKKKMDERSFFGSLLHVCYAPEFETVQETREKLQDRRKYVAKATNQRDCFVSKKVERPEKTVSKNSDCPWSTPGPCTAGNWDPSCFTSSHRVSQNTGYPSGNHNQNLLTLPQYDNNCAETSGYFSQSTSLTLNVQLGGHTPPTPSMQQRTVPIDNGIDRFMPRTTHLQERKRKREEGNKFSLVGASADNTEVVIGPQLPEIPKVDMDDDSLNTSATLIRNKLKEVADSVSRTSVEKPGSSSAKPLVKQRRRI, from the exons ATGAAGGAATTAGTTGAACAATTTGCATTATATGGTGCCATTGAAGAGTATCATGCTCTAGATGAATATCCAGCAGAGCAATTTACTGAAGTTTATCTTATAAAATTCCAAAATCTGCAATGTGCAAG GGTGGCCAAGAAAAAAATGGACGAACGAAGCTTCTTTGGTAGTTTGCTGCACGTGTGCTATGCTCCAGAATTTGAAACGGTCCAAGAAACTAGGGAGAAGTTGCAGGATAGAAGAAAGTACGTAGCAAAAGCAACAAATCAAAGAG ATTGTTTTGTGTCAAAGAAAGTAGAGCGGCCTGAGAAGACGGTCTCAAAGAACTCTGACTGTCCGTGGAGTACACCAGGGCCATGTACAGCTGGTAACTGGGATCCATCCTGCTTTACAAGTTCTCACAGGGTATCCCAAAACACAGGATATCCATCTGGGAATCATAATCAGAATCTGTTGACATTGCCCCAGTATGATAACAATTGTGCTGAAACTTCTGGGTACTTCAGTCAAAGCACATCCCTAACTCTAAACGTACAGCTGGGAGGACATACTCCACCAACTCCTTCAATGCAGCAAAGAACAGTTCCGATAGATAATGGAATTGATAGGTTTATGCCTCGTACAACTCACCTGCAAGAACgtaagaggaagagagaagaaggtAACAAATTTTCCCTTGTTGGAGCAAGTGCGGACAATACTGAAGTCGTTATTGGTCCACAGCTACCAGAAATACCTAAAGTGGATATGGATGATGATTCATTGAATACTTCAGCTACATTAATTAGAAATAAACTGAAAGAG gTAGCAGATTCTGTTTCAAGAACATCTGTGGAAAAGCCAGGGAGTAGCTCAGCCAAACCACTTGTAAAGCAGAGAAGAAGAATATAG